A single window of Lacerta agilis isolate rLacAgi1 chromosome 12, rLacAgi1.pri, whole genome shotgun sequence DNA harbors:
- the NKTR gene encoding NK-tumor recognition protein isoform X1 yields the protein MGAQDRPQCFFDIEINREPVGRIILQLFSDVCPRTCKNFLCLCTGEKGIGKTTGKKLCYKGSTFHRVVKNFMIQGGDFSEGNGKGGESVYGGYFKDENFILKHDRAFLLSMANRGKHTNGSQFFITTKPAPHLDGVHVVFGLVISGFEVIEQIENLKTDTASRPYADVRVIDCGLLVTKSAKDALEKKRKVSAHSKASDTSTSSSSTSSESSSDSESESERSKKRKRKRRMKAKQSRKRRREEKKKEEPKNKRASSQRSHPNGSEENEKAVDSNAKRDKPVVRPEEIPPVPENRFLLRRDEPVINTEPEPKLLDVAPVLNDQKPSVSKSGRKIRGRGTIRYHTPPRSRSCSESDNDESSETPPHWKEEMQRLRAYRPPSGEKWSKGDKLSDPGRWDERSLSQRSRSWSHNGYSDLSSAKYGRHHKKHRKERKAKHKKKAKKQKHFKKQKQIKKKRLSTSTEKESSRSSARRTKSPCDRERVSRSSSLSSRDDSSRRDWSKSERDKQSSLSPSSRDSQSYYRSRTRSRTRSRSYSRRSSRSRMAFKSSQSRSRSGSRSSSKHLKMVSSSPKNVAARLNEFKPVAVEPVMAALPQNDKVVIQPVVAESIPVISLSDSPPPSRWKPGQKPWKPSYERIQEMKAKTTHLMSTQITYSLVSVKDTSTSSSYRKRRKSSDSDRSDYSKNHSDRSSESWRRSRSRTSRSRSYSKSYSRSRSPSSSRSRSTVRSHSVHKFPSDRSCYSGSSSYFSLSEDDRQKSKTKESGHLSKKRQSSSESTLLYAKDAASQKPRESVSRSSLDSSTDSEQVTKPQPVQEKGPLQQEKASRKRKQSSSACDGNEEKAGSEWGSDHSKKRHLEEKLNSPRSGRKAKRKTRADSKWDSESNSERGGNRNSKEDSKLSSSKEEGEATSDSDTDLSLAKCKTKLDSSSGTLKTSKQFSPSETESSHSNSGARGKSRKQKHGSKKNFKKAHSKKAKEKSKSKKEKKHKAQKRMETFHWQPPLEFGEEEEEEEDIAVKPRTKDEREKPVVTKTDKKQDSENNKMLQDQTGNDKKLSEENKTVGHASPAVKKVFKVNGEEATSAHDLNSEKNTEISESAGAAKVNNENEVDVTQIDDMEICTPEHNSPMKVEVELSPVSLKVNLQDIKVSKSTGVPSSSEAESAKPGLDARELTGSKEGNTQREKQRPKPVTTIAAVESVLKTEMVENPQSSVADNKWKPLQGVGNLQAAAPAAASNPSEAKNVASSSESKPQGLRIEIKSKNKIRPGSLFDEVRKTARLNRRPRNHESSSEEDSPARENSQSRSHSRSRSKSDPKSRHRARSHSYSHSRSRSGSSTSSYRSRSYTRSRSRGWYSRGHSRSRSSSYDSCRSHSRTYSRSRSRSSSYDHHSRSSRSYTYDSYYSRSRSRSRSKRSDSYHRSRSYDRRSRSYGSDSESDRSYSNNRSPSESSRYS from the exons ATGGGGGCACAGGATCGGCCTCAGTGCTTCTTCGACATAGAAATAAATCGGGAACCAG TTGGTCGTATCATATTGCAACTTTTCTCTGATGTGTGTCCAAGGACTTGCAAAAACTTTCTCTGCCTATGTACAG GGGAAAAGGGAATTGGAAAAACAACTGGGAAAAAGCTCTGCTACAAAGGCTCCACATTCCACCGTGTGGTTAAAAACTTCATGATACAAGGAGGAGACTTCAGTGAAG gtAATGGAAAAGGAGGTGAATCTGTTTATGGAGGATATTTTAAAG ATGAAAACTTTATTCTGAAACATGATAGAGCATTCCTTTTGTCGATGGCAAACAGAGGGAAACATACCAATGGTTCCCAATTTTTCAT AACTACAAAGCCTGCTCCTCATCTTGATGG TGTACATGTCGTCTTTGGATTGGTTATTTCTGGTTTTGAAGTAATAGAACAAATAGAAAATCTGAAAACTGATACTGCCAGTAGGCCATATGCAGATGTGCGAGTTATTGACTGTGGGTTGCTGGTTACAAAATCAGCAAAGGATG CATTGGAGAAGAAGAGAAAGGTGTCTGCACACTCAAAAGCTTCAGATACTTCCACCAGCAGCTCGTCTACTTCATCAGAATCGTCATCTGACAGTGAATCTGAAAGTGAGAGAAGTAAGAAAAGGAAACGCAAGAGGAGAATGAAAGCTAAACAGTCAAGGAAGCGAcgaagggaagagaagaaaaaggaggaaccCAAGAACAAACGGGCATCAAGCCAAAGAAG CCATCCTAACGGAAGcgaagaaaatgaaaaagcagtGGACTCAAATGCGAAGAGGGACAAGCCTGTGGTCCGTCCTGAAGAAATTCCTCCAGTACCAGAAAACAGATTTTTGCTCAGAAGAGACGAACCAGTTATAAATACAGAGCCTGAGCC GAAGCTGCTTGATGTAGCCCCGGTTTTGAATGACCAGAAGCCTTCAGTATCTAAATCTGGAAGAAAAATCAGAGGGAGAGGCACAATA CGATACCATACACCACCTCGTTCTCGCTCATGTTCAGAATCTGATAATGATGAGAGCAGTGAAACTCCTCCACACTGGAAAGAAGAAATGCAGAGGTTAAGAGCCTATAGGCCACCCAGTGGAGAAAAATGGAGTAAAGGAGACAA gTTGAGTGACCCAGGAAGGTGGGATGAAAGAAGTCTGTCTCAGAGGTCAAGGTCATGGTCACATAATGGTTATTCTGACCTAAGTAGTGCTAAATACGGTCGCCACCACAAGAAACACCGGAAAGAGAGAAAGGCAAAGCACAAAAAGAAggccaaaaagcaaaaacacttcAAGAAGCAGAAGCAAATTAAAAAGAAGAGGTTATCTACTTCAACAGAGAAAGAATCTTCTCGTTCTTCTGCTAGAAGGACAAAATCGCCTTGTGATCGTGAGAGGGTGTCCCGCTCTTCCTCACTTTCTTCTAGAGATGATTCCTCCAGAAGGGACTGGTCTAAATCTGAAAGAGATAAGCAGAGTTCATTGTCCCCGTCAAGCAGGGACTCCCAGTCATACTACAGGTCTAGAACCAGATCCAGAACCAGATCCAGATCTTATTCCAGAAGAAGTTCTAGGTCAAGAATGGCTTTTAAGTCTTCTCAGTCTAGGAGCAGATCAGGATCTAGGTCCAGTTCCAAGCATCTTAAGATGGTGTCCAGTTCACCAAAAAACGTCGCAGCTCGTTTAAATGAATTCAAGCCTGTTGCAGTCGAACCTGTCATGGCAGCATTGCCACAGAATGATAAAGTTGTGATACAGCCCGTTGTTGCCGAAAGCATTCCAGTCATATCACTTAGTGACAGTCCTCCGCCTTCTAGATGGAAACCTGGGCAAAAGCCTTGGAAACCATCCTATGAGCGAATTCAGGAAATGAAAGCAAAGACCACTCACTTGATGTCTACTCAGATTACCTACAGTTTAGTAAGTGTCAAAGATACAAGCACATCCTCTTCGTACCGTAAGCGACGAAAAAGTTCGGATAGTGACCGCAGTGATTATTCAAAAAATCACAGTGATAGAAGCTCAGAGAGTTGGCGAAGGTCGAGGAGCAGGACATCTCGAAGTAGATCCTACTCCAAGTCTTACTCCAGATCAAGAAGTCCATCCAGCTCGAGATCTCGATCAACTGTTAGATCCCATTCAGTGCATAAATTCCCCAGTGACCGGTCATGCTACAGTGGGTCGTCATCTTATTTTTCTCTAAGTGAGGATGACCgacagaaaagcaaaacaaaagaaagtgGGCACTTGTCAAAGAAGAGACAAAGCAGTTCTGAAAGTACCCTTCTATATGCAAAAGATGCGGCTTCTCAGAAGCCCAGGGAGAGTGTGAGTAGATCCTCTTTGGACTCCTCCACAGATAGTGAGCAGGTGACAAAACCACAGCCAGTGCAGGAAAAGGGGCCATTACAGCAAGAAAAAGCAAGCCGGAAGCGAAAGCAAAGCAGCTCTGCTTGCGATGGGAATGAAGAAAAGGCCGGGTCTGAGTGGGGCAGTGACCATTCAAAAAAAAGACACTTGGAGGAGAAACTGAACTCCCCAAGAAGTGGTCgtaaagcaaaaaggaaaacacGTGCCGATAGTAAGTGGGACTCTGAATCAAATTCAGAAAGAGGCGGAAACAGGAACTCTAAGGAAGATTCAAAATTGTCTTCTAGCAAGGAGGAAGGTGAAGCCACATCAGACTCTGACACAGATCTCAGCCTCGCCAAGTGCAAGACAAAGTTGGATTCCTCCTCAGGTACACTCAAGACAAGCAAGCAGTTCTCCCCTTCCGAGACAGAGAGCTCCCATTCCAATTCTGGGGCCAGGGGGAAATCCAGAAAGCAGAAACATGGCTCCAAAAAGAACTTCAAAAAGGCACATTCCAAAAAAGCGAAGGAGAAATCCaagagtaaaaaagaaaagaagcataaGGCCCAAAAACGAATGGAAACATTTCACTGGCAGCCGCCTCTGGAgtttggagaagaggaggaggaggaagaggacatcGCTGTAAAGCCACGTAccaaggatgagagagagaagcCAGTCGTGACAAAAACAGATAAAAAGCAAGATTCTGAAAACAATAAAATGCTCCAAGACCAAACAGGGAATGACAAAAAGCTCAGTGAAGAGAATAAAACTGTAGGCCATGCATCACCCGCTGTTAAGAAAGTTTTTAAAGTTAATGGGGAAGAGGCAACATCAGCACATGATctaaattcagaaaaaaatacgGAAATTTCAGAAAGCGCTGGTGCTGCCAAAGTAAATAATGAAAATGAGGTGGATGTTACCCAGATTGATGACATGGAGATTTGTACTCCAGAGCATAATTCACCCATGAAGGTTGAGGTGGAACTTTCTCCAGTAAGTCTGAAGGTGAACTTGCAGGACATTAAAGTTAGTAAGAGCACAGGTGTGCCAAGTAGCTCTGAAGCGGAGAGTGCAAAACCAGGACTTGATGCTAGAGAATTGACTGGTAGCAAAGAaggcaacacacagagagagaaacaaagacCTAAGCCCGTCACAACCATTGCTGCTGTGGAAAGTGTGCTGAAGACTGAGATGGTGGAAAATCCTCAGAGCAGCGTTGCTGATAATAAATGGAAACCGTTACAGGGAGTAGGGAACCTGCAGGCTGCAGCTCCGGCAGCTGCTAGTAATCCTTCCGAAGCCAAAAACGTGGCCTCATCGTCTGAGTCAAAGCCACAAGGTTTAAGAatagaaattaaaagcaaaaacaaaattagACCAGGCTCCCTGTTTGATGAAGTTAGGAAGACTGCCCGACTGAATCGGAGACCAAGGAACCATGAGAGCTCTAGCGAGGAGGATTCTCCTGCACGGGAAAACAGCCAGTCAAGGAGTCATAGCCGGTCACGAAGCAAGTCAGACCCCAAATCCAGGCACAGAGCAAGATCACATTCCTACAGTCACTCCAGAAGTCGATCAGGAAGTTCCACCTCTTCTTACAG GTCACGGAGTTACACACGAAGCCGGAGCAGAGGATGGTACAGCAGAGGCCACTCAAGAAGTCGAAGTAGTTCTTATGACAGTTGCAGGAGTCACAG TCGCACTTATAGTAGAAGTCGGTCCAGAAGCAGCTCTTACGATCACCACAGTCGATCAAG CAGGTCCTATACCTATGACAGTTACTACAGCAGGAGccgaagcagaagcagaagcaaaaggAGTGACAGTTACCACAGATCTCGCAGTTATGACAGACGCTCCAG ATCCTACGGCTCAGACAGTGAAAGTGACCGCAGTTATTCCAACAACCGAAGCCCCAGTGAAAGCAGCAGATACAGCTGA
- the NKTR gene encoding NK-tumor recognition protein isoform X2 — MGAQDRPQCFFDIEINREPVGRIILQLFSDVCPRTCKNFLCLCTGEKGIGKTTGKKLCYKGSTFHRVVKNFMIQGGDFSEGNGKGGESVYGGYFKDENFILKHDRAFLLSMANRGKHTNGSQFFITTKPAPHLDGVHVVFGLVISGFEVIEQIENLKTDTASRPYADVRVIDCGLLVTKSAKDALEKKRKVSAHSKASDTSTSSSSTSSESSSDSESESERSKKRKRKRRMKAKQSRKRRREEKKKEEPKNKRASSQRSHPNGSEENEKAVDSNAKRDKPVVRPEEIPPVPENRFLLRRDEPVINTEPEPKLLDVAPVLNDQKPSVSKSGRKIRGRGTIRYHTPPRSRSCSESDNDESSETPPHWKEEMQRLRAYRPPSGEKWSKGDKLSDPGRWDERSLSQRSRSWSHNGYSDLSSAKYGRHHKKHRKERKAKHKKKAKKQKHFKKQKQIKKKRLSTSTEKESSRSSARRTKSPCDRERVSRSSSLSSRDDSSRRDWSKSERDKQSSLSPSSRDSQSYYRSRTRSRTRSRSYSRRSSRSRMAFKSSQSRSRSGSRSSSKHLKMVSSSPKNVAARLNEFKPVAVEPVMAALPQNDKVVIQPVVAESIPVISLSDSPPPSRWKPGQKPWKPSYERIQEMKAKTTHLMSTQITYSLVSVKDTSTSSSYRKRRKSSDSDRSDYSKNHSDRSSESWRRSRSRTSRSRSYSKSYSRSRSPSSSRSRSTVRSHSVHKFPSDRSCYSGSSSYFSLSEDDRQKSKTKESGHLSKKRQSSSESTLLYAKDAASQKPRESVSRSSLDSSTDSEQVTKPQPVQEKGPLQQEKASRKRKQSSSACDGNEEKAGSEWGSDHSKKRHLEEKLNSPRSGRKAKRKTRADSKWDSESNSERGGNRNSKEDSKLSSSKEEGEATSDSDTDLSLAKCKTKLDSSSGTLKTSKQFSPSETESSHSNSGARGKSRKQKHGSKKNFKKAHSKKAKEKSKSKKEKKHKAQKRMETFHWQPPLEFGEEEEEEEDIAVKPRTKDEREKPVVTKTDKKQDSENNKMLQDQTGNDKKLSEENKTVGHASPAVKKVFKVNGEEATSAHDLNSEKNTEISESAGAAKVNNENEVDVTQIDDMEICTPEHNSPMKVEVELSPVSLKVNLQDIKVSKSTGVPSSSEAESAKPGLDARELTGSKEGNTQREKQRPKPVTTIAAVESVLKTEMVENPQSSVADNKWKPLQGVGNLQAAAPAAASNPSEAKNVASSSESKPQGLRIEIKSKNKIRPGSLFDEVRKTARLNRRPRNHESSSEEDSPARENSQSRSHSRSRSKSDPKSRHRARSHSYSHSRSRSGSSTSSYRSRSYTRSRSRGWYSRGHSRSRSSSYDSCRSHSRTYSRSRSRSSSYDHHSRSRSYTYDSYYSRSRSRSRSKRSDSYHRSRSYDRRSRSYGSDSESDRSYSNNRSPSESSRYS; from the exons ATGGGGGCACAGGATCGGCCTCAGTGCTTCTTCGACATAGAAATAAATCGGGAACCAG TTGGTCGTATCATATTGCAACTTTTCTCTGATGTGTGTCCAAGGACTTGCAAAAACTTTCTCTGCCTATGTACAG GGGAAAAGGGAATTGGAAAAACAACTGGGAAAAAGCTCTGCTACAAAGGCTCCACATTCCACCGTGTGGTTAAAAACTTCATGATACAAGGAGGAGACTTCAGTGAAG gtAATGGAAAAGGAGGTGAATCTGTTTATGGAGGATATTTTAAAG ATGAAAACTTTATTCTGAAACATGATAGAGCATTCCTTTTGTCGATGGCAAACAGAGGGAAACATACCAATGGTTCCCAATTTTTCAT AACTACAAAGCCTGCTCCTCATCTTGATGG TGTACATGTCGTCTTTGGATTGGTTATTTCTGGTTTTGAAGTAATAGAACAAATAGAAAATCTGAAAACTGATACTGCCAGTAGGCCATATGCAGATGTGCGAGTTATTGACTGTGGGTTGCTGGTTACAAAATCAGCAAAGGATG CATTGGAGAAGAAGAGAAAGGTGTCTGCACACTCAAAAGCTTCAGATACTTCCACCAGCAGCTCGTCTACTTCATCAGAATCGTCATCTGACAGTGAATCTGAAAGTGAGAGAAGTAAGAAAAGGAAACGCAAGAGGAGAATGAAAGCTAAACAGTCAAGGAAGCGAcgaagggaagagaagaaaaaggaggaaccCAAGAACAAACGGGCATCAAGCCAAAGAAG CCATCCTAACGGAAGcgaagaaaatgaaaaagcagtGGACTCAAATGCGAAGAGGGACAAGCCTGTGGTCCGTCCTGAAGAAATTCCTCCAGTACCAGAAAACAGATTTTTGCTCAGAAGAGACGAACCAGTTATAAATACAGAGCCTGAGCC GAAGCTGCTTGATGTAGCCCCGGTTTTGAATGACCAGAAGCCTTCAGTATCTAAATCTGGAAGAAAAATCAGAGGGAGAGGCACAATA CGATACCATACACCACCTCGTTCTCGCTCATGTTCAGAATCTGATAATGATGAGAGCAGTGAAACTCCTCCACACTGGAAAGAAGAAATGCAGAGGTTAAGAGCCTATAGGCCACCCAGTGGAGAAAAATGGAGTAAAGGAGACAA gTTGAGTGACCCAGGAAGGTGGGATGAAAGAAGTCTGTCTCAGAGGTCAAGGTCATGGTCACATAATGGTTATTCTGACCTAAGTAGTGCTAAATACGGTCGCCACCACAAGAAACACCGGAAAGAGAGAAAGGCAAAGCACAAAAAGAAggccaaaaagcaaaaacacttcAAGAAGCAGAAGCAAATTAAAAAGAAGAGGTTATCTACTTCAACAGAGAAAGAATCTTCTCGTTCTTCTGCTAGAAGGACAAAATCGCCTTGTGATCGTGAGAGGGTGTCCCGCTCTTCCTCACTTTCTTCTAGAGATGATTCCTCCAGAAGGGACTGGTCTAAATCTGAAAGAGATAAGCAGAGTTCATTGTCCCCGTCAAGCAGGGACTCCCAGTCATACTACAGGTCTAGAACCAGATCCAGAACCAGATCCAGATCTTATTCCAGAAGAAGTTCTAGGTCAAGAATGGCTTTTAAGTCTTCTCAGTCTAGGAGCAGATCAGGATCTAGGTCCAGTTCCAAGCATCTTAAGATGGTGTCCAGTTCACCAAAAAACGTCGCAGCTCGTTTAAATGAATTCAAGCCTGTTGCAGTCGAACCTGTCATGGCAGCATTGCCACAGAATGATAAAGTTGTGATACAGCCCGTTGTTGCCGAAAGCATTCCAGTCATATCACTTAGTGACAGTCCTCCGCCTTCTAGATGGAAACCTGGGCAAAAGCCTTGGAAACCATCCTATGAGCGAATTCAGGAAATGAAAGCAAAGACCACTCACTTGATGTCTACTCAGATTACCTACAGTTTAGTAAGTGTCAAAGATACAAGCACATCCTCTTCGTACCGTAAGCGACGAAAAAGTTCGGATAGTGACCGCAGTGATTATTCAAAAAATCACAGTGATAGAAGCTCAGAGAGTTGGCGAAGGTCGAGGAGCAGGACATCTCGAAGTAGATCCTACTCCAAGTCTTACTCCAGATCAAGAAGTCCATCCAGCTCGAGATCTCGATCAACTGTTAGATCCCATTCAGTGCATAAATTCCCCAGTGACCGGTCATGCTACAGTGGGTCGTCATCTTATTTTTCTCTAAGTGAGGATGACCgacagaaaagcaaaacaaaagaaagtgGGCACTTGTCAAAGAAGAGACAAAGCAGTTCTGAAAGTACCCTTCTATATGCAAAAGATGCGGCTTCTCAGAAGCCCAGGGAGAGTGTGAGTAGATCCTCTTTGGACTCCTCCACAGATAGTGAGCAGGTGACAAAACCACAGCCAGTGCAGGAAAAGGGGCCATTACAGCAAGAAAAAGCAAGCCGGAAGCGAAAGCAAAGCAGCTCTGCTTGCGATGGGAATGAAGAAAAGGCCGGGTCTGAGTGGGGCAGTGACCATTCAAAAAAAAGACACTTGGAGGAGAAACTGAACTCCCCAAGAAGTGGTCgtaaagcaaaaaggaaaacacGTGCCGATAGTAAGTGGGACTCTGAATCAAATTCAGAAAGAGGCGGAAACAGGAACTCTAAGGAAGATTCAAAATTGTCTTCTAGCAAGGAGGAAGGTGAAGCCACATCAGACTCTGACACAGATCTCAGCCTCGCCAAGTGCAAGACAAAGTTGGATTCCTCCTCAGGTACACTCAAGACAAGCAAGCAGTTCTCCCCTTCCGAGACAGAGAGCTCCCATTCCAATTCTGGGGCCAGGGGGAAATCCAGAAAGCAGAAACATGGCTCCAAAAAGAACTTCAAAAAGGCACATTCCAAAAAAGCGAAGGAGAAATCCaagagtaaaaaagaaaagaagcataaGGCCCAAAAACGAATGGAAACATTTCACTGGCAGCCGCCTCTGGAgtttggagaagaggaggaggaggaagaggacatcGCTGTAAAGCCACGTAccaaggatgagagagagaagcCAGTCGTGACAAAAACAGATAAAAAGCAAGATTCTGAAAACAATAAAATGCTCCAAGACCAAACAGGGAATGACAAAAAGCTCAGTGAAGAGAATAAAACTGTAGGCCATGCATCACCCGCTGTTAAGAAAGTTTTTAAAGTTAATGGGGAAGAGGCAACATCAGCACATGATctaaattcagaaaaaaatacgGAAATTTCAGAAAGCGCTGGTGCTGCCAAAGTAAATAATGAAAATGAGGTGGATGTTACCCAGATTGATGACATGGAGATTTGTACTCCAGAGCATAATTCACCCATGAAGGTTGAGGTGGAACTTTCTCCAGTAAGTCTGAAGGTGAACTTGCAGGACATTAAAGTTAGTAAGAGCACAGGTGTGCCAAGTAGCTCTGAAGCGGAGAGTGCAAAACCAGGACTTGATGCTAGAGAATTGACTGGTAGCAAAGAaggcaacacacagagagagaaacaaagacCTAAGCCCGTCACAACCATTGCTGCTGTGGAAAGTGTGCTGAAGACTGAGATGGTGGAAAATCCTCAGAGCAGCGTTGCTGATAATAAATGGAAACCGTTACAGGGAGTAGGGAACCTGCAGGCTGCAGCTCCGGCAGCTGCTAGTAATCCTTCCGAAGCCAAAAACGTGGCCTCATCGTCTGAGTCAAAGCCACAAGGTTTAAGAatagaaattaaaagcaaaaacaaaattagACCAGGCTCCCTGTTTGATGAAGTTAGGAAGACTGCCCGACTGAATCGGAGACCAAGGAACCATGAGAGCTCTAGCGAGGAGGATTCTCCTGCACGGGAAAACAGCCAGTCAAGGAGTCATAGCCGGTCACGAAGCAAGTCAGACCCCAAATCCAGGCACAGAGCAAGATCACATTCCTACAGTCACTCCAGAAGTCGATCAGGAAGTTCCACCTCTTCTTACAG GTCACGGAGTTACACACGAAGCCGGAGCAGAGGATGGTACAGCAGAGGCCACTCAAGAAGTCGAAGTAGTTCTTATGACAGTTGCAGGAGTCACAG TCGCACTTATAGTAGAAGTCGGTCCAGAAGCAGCTCTTACGATCACCACAGTCGATCAAG GTCCTATACCTATGACAGTTACTACAGCAGGAGccgaagcagaagcagaagcaaaaggAGTGACAGTTACCACAGATCTCGCAGTTATGACAGACGCTCCAG ATCCTACGGCTCAGACAGTGAAAGTGACCGCAGTTATTCCAACAACCGAAGCCCCAGTGAAAGCAGCAGATACAGCTGA